A single Drosophila miranda strain MSH22 chromosome XR, D.miranda_PacBio2.1, whole genome shotgun sequence DNA region contains:
- the LOC108151447 gene encoding zinc finger protein on ecdysone puffs isoform X4 encodes MVSVKVNGNQQQQQHHRSATSSSANNLKANINMAFRGNQNRNRNFGGGGGGGGGGGNNYGGPMGANRMGGMNMSPWESQNPGGGQFGNNMRQGGGQMNAQAINLANNLLNNLFRNQNPPSLLDLPRGGGGMGNRNQRGGPPHQGLAVCQRA; translated from the exons ATGGTCAG CGTTAAAGTCAACGgaaaccagcagcaacagcagcaccatcGTTCAGCAACCTCGAGTAGCGCCAACAATCTCAAGGCCAACATCAATATGGCATTCCGTGGAAACCAGAACCGTAACCGCAACTttggtggcggcggcggcggcggcggtggtggcggCAACAACTATGGCGGACCCATGGGCGCCAACCGAATGGGCGGCATGAACATGTCACCCTGGGAGTCGCAGAACCCCGGCGGTGGACAGTTTGGCAACAATATGCGCCAGGGCGGCGGACAGATGAACGCCCAGGCCATCAATTTGGCCAACAATCTGCTGAACAATCTGTTCAGGAACCAGAACCCACCCTCGCTGCTGGACTTGCCGcgcggcggcggtggcatgGGAAATCGTAATCAGCGTGGCGGCCCG